The Arachis hypogaea cultivar Tifrunner chromosome 19, arahy.Tifrunner.gnm2.J5K5, whole genome shotgun sequence genome has a window encoding:
- the LOC112777415 gene encoding uncharacterized protein, with translation MRFGREMSYFSVKIHHGGKFGFDGEPLHYVGGETSIVDYCDEDRWSRFEAMEIVLEQGYVVENIAAMWYKSLNDETDVGLRMLHTDKDAMDMARIGMRDNMVELFVVHKDAAATTRKGCTIEEIEEIDGDEAAAPTADTIGPGPIVLHKAQLHKAQSVAQAKVGEKPNVVTKAQNDVLEDGDEERSEGSDFSGDEESEDDDYQPGIDDEGDSDEQWSENSSGDTDLHVAFDDSDDDWNADGGLYDVEVTTTKDPQRPKQSVPTEREQGEQSGSVNKGKEQVVAAGLRDEDDGYDSEGLWDVPVSDDEGDPLFRRYPMYKGLKNMKEYKWEVGTMYVDRNAFKECVTSYAVHSGRGIWFSKCDSHRCKAVCKEGCKWFAYCHKMKREDSWQLTSCYKKHTCSKATKIGIMSSQWLSKAFMKKICENPKIKLRSLIKKAHSKWNVDLTMTKAARVKQQALDEINGTYGEQYRRIHDYAAELLRSNPGSTVQIQVERPPEFELETPPPGTDLRPRFQRIYICLEACKRSFMVCRPMIGLDGCFIKTPYGGQLLTAIGWDPNDQILPIAYAVVEAETKDSWRWFLLNLCDDLGVDKIRWCTFMSDQQKGLIPTFDELLPGIDHRFCVRHLYSNFRKRFPGVQLKIMMWKAAKATYVQEWERRMKEIQQVDQGAYNHLMEIPAKYWSKSRFNYFSRVDTLVNNMCECFNSVIVEAREKLIVSMLEDIRVYLMNRWSDNRQSIVTYAGEILPKINKKIEREFDKGGEWLAIYAGRDKYEVSSSQGNRAKFVVDLNLHECSCRKFQLTGYPCEHAMSCIRKMCLDVKNYVNKCYRKQTYVDCYQHVIYPLNGPNLWSRTENDDVLPPVFRKPIGRPKLRRNKTGDEPRNNGPLSKLARTGQQQKCSYCFALGHNKRTCPRKRKMEAAAKKQNATAQAKKGAKKGAGTTRTPKPNKIPAKTTTQLATRLQPKRKSSTQVGGSQESQTSSKRARCSSSASQPQPSIATVTSPSRRSLRFMAKTPPRAWKALG, from the exons atGCGG TTTGGTCGAGAGATGAGCTATTTTAGTGTCAAGATACATCATGGGGGGAAGTTCGGGTTTGATGGTGAACCTTTACACTATGTGGGGGGTGAGACTTCGATAGTGGACTACTGTGATGAAGATAGGTGGAGCAGGTTCGAGGCTATGGAGATAGTGCTCGAACAGGGATATGTGGTAGAGAATATCGCTGCAATGTGGTATAAGTCTCTGAACGATGAAACAGATGTAGGGTTGAGGATGCTTCACACAGACAAGGATGCCATGGACATGGCTAGAATTGGAATGAGGGACAACATGGTGGAGCTTTTTGTTGTTCACAAAGATGCTGCTGCTACTACTAGGAAAGGCTGCACTATTGAGGAAATTGAAGAGATAGATGGTGATGAGGCTGCTGCACCCACTGCAGACACTATTGGGCCTGGTCCAATTGTGTTGCACAAGGCCCAGTTGCACAAGGCCCAATCTGTTGCTCAGGCCAAGGTGGGTGAGAAGCCCAATGTGGTGACAAAAGCCCAGAATGATGTGCTGGAGGATGGTGATGAAGAGAGGTCAGAGGGGTCAGATTTCTCAGGTGATGAAGAATCTGAGGATGATGACTACCAGCCAGGAATTGATGATGAGGGGGACAGTGATGAACAATGGAGTGAAAATAGCTCTGGAGATACTGATCTGCATGTTGCATTTGATGACAGCGATGATGATTGGAATGCTGATGGGGGTTTGTATGATGTTGAAGTCACAACTACAAAAGATCCTCAAAGGCCGAAACAGAGTGTTCCAACTGAGAGAGAACAAGGAGAGCAAAGTGGCAGTGTTAATAAGGGTAAAGAGCAAGTGGTGGCTGCTGGATTAAGGGATGAGGATGATGGGTATGACAGTGAGGGGTTGTGGGATGTCCCTGTAAGTGATGATGAAGGGGATCCCTTGTTCAGGAGGTACCCGATGTATAAgggattgaagaatatgaaggagTATAAATGGGAGGTTGGGACAATGTACGTAGATAGGAATGCTTTTAAGGAATGTGTAACGAGCTATGCCGTGCACAGTGGTAGAGGAATATGGTTCTCGAAGTGTGATAGCCACCGGTGCAAAGCTGTTTGCAAAGAAGGTTGCAAGTGGTTTGCTTACTGCCATAAGATGAAGCGAGAGGATTCATGGCAACTGACAAGCTGTTACAAGAAACACACATGCTCTAAGGCCACCAAGATTGGTATAATGAGTTCTCAGTGGCTAAGTAAGGCTTTTATGAAGAAGATCTGTGAAAACCCGAAAATCAAGTTGAGAAGTTTGATAAAGAAGGCTCATAGCAAGTGGAATGTGGATCTCACAATGACCAAAGCTGCCAGAGTGAAGCAGCAAGCCCTGGATGAAATAAATGGTACCTATGGAGAGCAATATAGGAGGATTCATGACTATGCTGCGGAGTTACTGAGGTCTAATCCAGGGTCCACTGTTCAGATACAAGTGGAGAGACCTCCTGAATTTGAGCTAGAGACACCACCTCCTGGTACGGACCTGAGACCACGATTTCAGAGGATCTATATCTGCTTGGAAGCTTGTAAACGGAGTTTCATGGTGTGCAGACCCATGATTGGCCTTGATGGATGCTTCATCAAGACTCCATATGGGGGTCAACTGCTAACAGCAATTGGATGGGACCCCAATGATCAGATTTTGCCAATTGCCTATGCTGTTGTTGAAGCAGAGACGAAAGATTCGTGGAGATGGTTTTTGTTGAATCTGTGTGATGATTTGGGAGTTGATAAGATCAGATGGTGTACATTCATGAGCGACCAACAAAAG GGATTGATCCCAACCTTTGATGAGTTGCTGCCTGGCATAGACCACCGTTTTTGTGTCAGGCACTTATATAGCAACTTCAGAAAAAGGTTCCCAGGTGTTCAGCTAAAGATTATGATGTGGAAGGCTGCAAAGGCAACATATGTCCAGGAATGGGAGAGGAGGATGAAGGAGATTCAGCAGGTTGATCAAGGAGCTTATAATCATCTCATGGAGATCCCTGCCAAGTATTGGAGCAAGTCcaggtttaattatttttctagagTGGATACACTTGTTAACAACATGTGTGAGTGTTTTAACTCTGTTATTGTAGAGGCTAGAGAGAAACTGATTGTTTCCATGCTAGAAGACATTAGGGTTTATCTAATGAATAGGTGGTCTGATAACAGGCAAAGTATAGTAACATATGCCGGAGAAATATTgccaaaaataaacaagaaaattgaaaGGGAGTTTGATAAGGGTGGGGAGTGGCTGGCCATATATGCTGGTAGGGACAAATATGAAGTGTCTAGCAGTCAGGGTAATAGAGCCAAGTTTGTTGTGGACTTAAACTTACATGAGTGCTCCTGTAGAAAATTTCAACTAACAGGTTACCCTTGTGAGCATGCCATGAGCTGCATTAGGAAAATGTGTCTAGATGTTAAGAACTATGTCAACAAGTGTTATAGGAAACAGACCTACGTGGACTGCTACCAACATGTAATCTACCCACTGAATGGACCAAATCTCTGGTCCCGGACTGAAAATGATGATGTGCTGCCACCAGTGTTTAGGAAACCAATAGGGCGCCCAAAACTGAGGAGGAACAAGACTGGTGATGAGCCACGCAACAATGGACCACTGTCTAAGTTAGCAAGGACTGGACAACAACAAAAATGTTCATATTGTTTTGCACTTGGTCACAACAAAAGAACCTGCCCTAGAAAACGTAAGATGGAGGCTGCAGCAAAAAAG CAGAATGCAACTGCACAAGCCAAGAAAGGGGCCAAGAAAGGGGCTGGCACAACTAGGACTCCAAAACCCAACAAGATCCCTGCCAAGACAACAACACAGCTAGCAACAAGACTTCAGCCAAAGAGGAAGAGCAGTACACAAGTTGGAGGAAGCCAGGAGTCACAGACATCATCCAAGAGAGCTAGATGCAGCAGCAGTGCCAGTCAACCACAACCATCAATAGCAACAGTCACTAGCCCATCAAGGAGGTCCCTGAGGTTCATGGCAAAAACACCACCTAGGGCCTGGAAGGCATTGGGATGA
- the LOC112776051 gene encoding E3 ubiquitin-protein ligase SPL2, with amino-acid sequence MSSHDQVLASLLSQIVLSFDGAVLGLALAYAAIRSIRNFTTNSASLRKLRRAPSVSVSDLRSLLSDSDGNSDDGGIVVVRGTVEPKAAVDGSWKSLRPSLLVSRESGDKAVVLQITQTCIYNEWKGLFGWTSDLRAIFARSWRQPESKFLRKVPFVLVDVGRQPSTEYVVVNLDGSRHPLPLTTVYHKLQPINASPYTFLQALFGHEYPVGLLEEEKILPVGKDITAVGLCSVRNGIPEIKSCKDLPYFLSELSKDQMIVDLSFKTKVLFWGGIVLGSVSIGILGYSVARNWNKWMQWKEQRQRQQQRQAVIDEVDPQVDEQNEDIADGQLCVICLMRRRRSVFVPCGHLVCCQGCAISVEREVAPKCPVCRQEIRQSVRIFES; translated from the exons ATGTCCTCGCATGATCAAGTCCTAGCGTCTCTCCTCTCCCAGATTGTTCTTTCCTTCGACGGCGCCGTTTTGGGCCTCGCCTTGGCCTACGCCGCCATCCGCTCCATCCGCAATTTCACCACCAACTCCGCCTCCCTCCGCAAGCTCCGTCGCGCTCCCTCCGTCTCCGTCTCCGACCTCCGCTCGCTCCTCTCGGACTCCGATGGAAATTCTGACGATGGCGGAATTGTAGTTGTACGTGGCACCGTTGAGCCCAAGGCCGCCGTCGACGGCAGCTGGAAAAGCTTGAGGCCAAGCCTCTTGGTCTCTCGTGAGTCCGGCGACAAAGCCGTCGTCCTTCAAATAACTCAAACG TGTATATACAATGAGTGGAAGGGCTTATTTGGATGGACTTCAGATCTTCGAGCTATTTTTGCAAGGTCTTGGAGACAACCAGAGTCCAAATTCCTAAGAAAG gTGCCTTTTGTTCTGGTTGATGTTGGACGGCAGCCAAGTACTGAATATGTTGTTGTCAACTTAGATGGATCAAGACATCCCTTACCTCTGACAACAGTTTATCATAAATTACAACCCATAAATGCTTCTCCTTATACATTCCTGCAAGCGCTTTTTGGGCATGAGTATCCA GTTGGACTACTAGAGGAAGAGAAAATTCTTCCTGTGGGGAAGGATATCACAGCGGTTGGCCTTTGCAGTGTAAGAAATGGAATTCCCGAAATTAAGTCATGTAAAGACCTACCATATTTTTT GTCGGAGTTGAGCAAAGATCAGATGATTGTAGATCTTTCCTTCAAAACGAAAGTACTGTTTTGGGGTGGAATTGTTCTTGGTTCAGTATCAATTGGGATTCTTGGCTATTCAGTCGCTAG AAACTGGAATAAGTGGATGCAATGGAAAGAACAGCGGCAGCGCCAGCAACAAAGGCAAGCGGTTATTGATGAAGTTGATCCTCAAGTGGATGAGCAGAATGAAGATATTGCAGATGGACAGTTGTGTGTCATATGCCTGATGAGGAGAAGGCGCTCTGTTTTCGTCCCCTGTGGGCACCTTGTGTGTTGCCAAGGATGTGCCATATCGGTGGAACGCGAAGTGGCACCCAAGTGTCCTGTTTGTCGACAGGAGATCCGGCAGTCGGTTCGGATTTTTGAATCCTGA
- the LOC112775874 gene encoding F-box protein At2g02240: MDLQALPEGCIANILSLTTPLDAGRLSLISRTFCSAAQSDFVWERFLPSDLESIISDSREFSSLIAAYPSKKALYLHLSDHPLLIDHGRKSFQLDKRTGKKCYMIAARDLTIIWGSTPQYWDWITLPESRFREVAKLLAVCWFEIRRNISTIILSPGTQYAAFLVYKMIDAHGFHLEPAELTVGIVGGISSTKSVCLDPNIEERRLGPNFQGLERPKERSDGWLEIEMGDFFNLGLEDEVEMRVIEIDSKWWKHGFFLQGIEVRPKIV, from the exons ATGGATCTGCAAGCGTTGCCGGAAGGATGCATAGCCAACATACTGTCTCTAACCACTCCTCTTGATGCCGGCAGGCTCTCCTTGATTTCCAGAACCTTCTGTTCTGCCGCCCAATCTGATTTTGTCTGGGAACGTTTCTTACCCTCTGATTTGGAATCCATCATTTCTGATTCTCGTGAATTTTCTTCTTTGATTGCCGCCTATCCTTCTAAGAAGGCCCTCTACCTTCATCTCTCCGACCATCCTCTTCTCATTGACCACGGTCGCAAG AGCTTTCAATTGGACAAACGGACTGGGAAGAAGTGTTACATGATTGCTGCAAGAGACCTTACCATTATTTGGGGTTCCACTCCTCAGTACTGGGACTGGATAACCCTGCCTGAATCCAG GTTTAGAGAAGTTGCTAAACTTCTTGCTGTGTGTTGGTTCGAGATTCGTAGGAACATCAGCACCATTATATTGTCCCCAGGCACACAATATGCAGCTTTTCTTGTGTACAAGATGATCGATGCTCATGGATTTCACTTAGAGCCCGCCGAGTTAACAGTAGGCATAGTCGGAGGGATAAGTTCTACCAAAAGTGTTTGTTTGGACCCAAACATAGAAGAGAGGCGTTTGGGCCCCAATTTCCAAGGATTGGAACGACCGAAGGAGAGAAGCGATGGGTGGTTGGAGATTGAGATGGGAGACTTCTTCAACTTAGGATTAGAAGATGAAGTTGAGATGAGAGTTATAGAGATAGACAGCAAATGGTGGAAGCATGGTTTCTTTCTTCAAGGGATAGAAGTTAGGCCTAAAATCGTATGA